From a single Anaerolineaceae bacterium oral taxon 439 genomic region:
- a CDS encoding dipeptide/oligopeptide/nickel ABC transporter ATP-binding protein, translating into MNQQVLLDIKNLCVEYRSDEETVFAVNSLNLRLNRGESLGLVGETGAGKTTTALSILNLVCDPPGKIVNGEIFFEGADLLKMKMNEIRDIRVQKISIIFQDPMTSLNPVYSVGDQIAEVIILHEKCNKHEARQKAGDMLERVGIPRERYDEYPHQFSGGMKQRVVIAMSIACAPELILADEPTTALDVTIQAQVLELMSDLKEKMNTSLLLITHDLGVVAQICDRVAIMYAGKIVENGTIEEVFDHPRHPYTIGLFGSIPTLDDCVEKLKPIKGETPDPTNLPPGCSFHPRCQYANECCSKDRPQKTILNGTHMVRCLAYEGKFEADGLAEELRYD; encoded by the coding sequence ATGAATCAACAAGTCCTATTGGATATAAAAAATCTCTGTGTCGAATATCGTTCGGATGAAGAGACTGTCTTCGCTGTCAACTCGTTAAATTTGCGATTAAATCGAGGCGAAAGTCTTGGTTTAGTCGGCGAGACCGGGGCCGGAAAAACGACGACGGCTTTAAGTATTCTGAATCTGGTATGTGATCCTCCGGGAAAGATTGTGAATGGGGAGATCTTCTTTGAAGGAGCGGATCTGTTGAAAATGAAGATGAATGAAATACGCGACATACGTGTGCAGAAGATTTCTATTATTTTTCAAGATCCAATGACTAGTCTGAATCCTGTTTATTCCGTCGGCGATCAAATTGCAGAAGTTATTATTTTGCATGAAAAATGCAACAAGCATGAGGCGCGACAAAAGGCTGGCGATATGCTCGAAAGAGTGGGTATTCCGCGAGAACGCTATGATGAATATCCACATCAATTTTCCGGCGGAATGAAGCAACGCGTAGTTATCGCAATGAGTATCGCCTGCGCTCCCGAATTAATTCTGGCTGATGAGCCGACGACAGCTTTGGACGTGACAATTCAAGCTCAGGTTCTTGAATTGATGTCTGATCTGAAAGAAAAAATGAATACATCGCTGTTGCTCATTACTCATGATCTGGGCGTAGTTGCGCAAATTTGCGATCGGGTCGCTATTATGTATGCAGGGAAAATTGTTGAAAATGGCACGATTGAGGAAGTCTTTGATCACCCAAGGCATCCATATACGATTGGATTATTTGGATCAATCCCAACATTAGATGATTGTGTTGAAAAGCTGAAGCCGATTAAGGGCGAAACACCTGATCCGACGAATTTGCCGCCCGGATGTTCTTTTCATCCCCGTTGTCAGTATGCGAATGAATGCTGTTCAAAAGATAGGCCACAGAAAACCATATTGAATGGAACTCATATGGTTCGATGTCTGGCGTATGAAGGGAAGTTCGAAGCAGATGGATTGGCAGAGGAGCTCAGGTATGACTGA
- a CDS encoding CRISPR-associated protein Cas4: MNRSWLVPILIALIAAFAAALIALIVAGRRGRIPWRRVRYDDAARRGRKPERTYYDAETGLSGKPDFIIDGWGTSTPIEVKSGRTPDSPYPSHVMQLAAYCYLIERCDGRSVRRGILRYPETSFEISYTIELRRRLLATLEALRKAEAEGYPRTHRDFTKCRGCGYRSHCDERLGS; encoded by the coding sequence ATGAACCGGTCATGGCTGGTCCCGATCCTGATCGCGTTGATCGCCGCCTTCGCCGCGGCGCTGATCGCGCTGATCGTCGCAGGCCGACGCGGACGGATCCCCTGGCGGCGGGTCCGTTACGACGACGCGGCGCGGCGCGGGCGGAAACCGGAGCGGACTTATTATGACGCGGAGACGGGGCTCAGCGGGAAACCGGATTTTATTATCGACGGCTGGGGGACGTCGACGCCGATTGAGGTTAAAAGCGGACGGACGCCGGATTCGCCATACCCGAGCCACGTGATGCAGTTGGCGGCGTACTGTTACCTGATTGAGCGCTGCGACGGGCGGAGCGTTCGCCGGGGAATTTTACGTTATCCTGAGACCTCTTTCGAAATTTCGTATACAATTGAGTTGCGCCGCCGCTTGCTGGCGACGCTGGAGGCGCTCCGGAAGGCGGAAGCGGAAGGCTATCCCCGGACGCATCGCGATTTTACGAAGTGCCGCGGCTGCGGGTACCGATCGCACTGCGACGAGAGGTTAGGAAGCTGA
- a CDS encoding DNA repair protein RecN gives MLKRLTIRNFALISSLDVSFCDGLNVLTGETGAGKSIVLDALSAVLGGKADAEMIRVGENRAVIEATFQYTPIRAAMNDYLDAGDLLDEPEDDEIVLSREIRTTGRSSARVNGRAVTQAILREIGGFLVDIHGQSDHLSLLNPGAHLALIDRFADNAQSLSDYRAQLKAYREAQSELQALAGSDAEKERRREMILYQLDEIDGAKLKRGEEEPLTLERDRIGNAETLNRYLSKGFDLLEGRGERQPGVVDQLNALQGCLDRIARLDADRGEWTEIVLNLLDESANLLDAFRAYREEIDYDPNRLTEVEDRLHLIHSLERKYGATIDDVLAFAERIRAELETIENADERIRVLAAEAVKRKEALSGIAERLSLRRREVAGRIAERVEAELADLSMGTATFEISMKLEEDADGLRFSDGRAYAFNSSGSDRAEFMIAPNRGEGVKPLVKIASGGETSRLMLALKNTLAEADEIPTMVFDEIDTGISGRVGAAVGEKLWRLSRNHQVICVTHLPQLAAFRDAHFSVTKIVLNDRTETGLRLLNEEESAREIAMVLGGAGAENLQAAKAMIAEAERTKRKNG, from the coding sequence GTGTTAAAGAGATTGACGATCCGGAATTTCGCGCTGATATCGTCGTTGGACGTATCGTTCTGCGATGGATTGAACGTACTGACCGGCGAGACCGGGGCGGGAAAATCGATCGTTCTGGACGCGCTGTCGGCGGTGCTTGGCGGAAAGGCCGACGCTGAAATGATCCGCGTCGGAGAGAACCGCGCGGTTATCGAAGCGACGTTTCAATATACGCCGATCCGCGCCGCGATGAACGACTATCTCGACGCGGGCGATTTGCTGGACGAGCCGGAGGACGACGAAATCGTCCTGAGCCGCGAGATTCGGACGACCGGGAGGAGCAGCGCGCGGGTTAACGGGCGCGCGGTCACGCAGGCAATTTTACGCGAGATCGGCGGCTTCCTCGTCGATATCCACGGCCAGTCGGATCATCTATCGCTCCTGAACCCGGGGGCGCATCTGGCGCTGATCGATCGTTTCGCGGATAACGCGCAGTCGCTCAGCGATTACCGCGCGCAGCTTAAAGCTTATCGTGAAGCGCAGTCCGAGCTTCAGGCGCTCGCGGGGAGCGACGCGGAAAAGGAGCGCCGCCGCGAGATGATCCTCTATCAGCTCGACGAAATCGACGGCGCGAAGCTGAAGCGCGGGGAAGAAGAGCCGCTGACGCTCGAACGGGACCGGATCGGAAACGCCGAAACGCTGAATCGCTATCTTTCAAAAGGCTTTGACCTGTTAGAGGGGCGCGGCGAACGCCAGCCGGGAGTCGTCGACCAGCTGAACGCGCTTCAGGGCTGTCTGGATCGGATCGCGCGGCTGGACGCGGACCGGGGCGAATGGACCGAGATCGTTCTGAACCTGCTCGACGAGAGCGCGAACCTGCTCGACGCGTTCCGCGCTTACCGCGAGGAAATCGATTATGATCCGAACCGGCTGACGGAGGTTGAAGACAGGCTCCACCTGATCCATAGTCTGGAACGGAAGTACGGCGCGACGATCGACGACGTTTTAGCGTTCGCGGAGCGGATCCGCGCGGAGCTGGAGACGATCGAAAACGCCGATGAGCGGATTCGCGTTCTCGCGGCCGAGGCGGTGAAACGGAAGGAAGCGCTTTCCGGAATCGCGGAACGCCTTTCGCTTCGGCGGCGTGAGGTCGCCGGGCGAATCGCGGAGCGGGTCGAGGCGGAACTGGCGGATTTATCGATGGGGACCGCGACGTTCGAAATCAGCATGAAGCTGGAGGAGGACGCGGACGGGCTCCGGTTCTCGGACGGGCGCGCCTACGCGTTCAATTCGTCCGGAAGCGACCGGGCGGAATTCATGATCGCGCCGAATCGCGGCGAAGGCGTTAAACCGCTGGTGAAGATCGCTTCCGGCGGCGAAACCTCGCGCCTGATGCTGGCGCTGAAGAATACGCTCGCGGAGGCGGACGAGATCCCGACGATGGTCTTCGACGAAATCGACACGGGGATCAGCGGGCGCGTCGGGGCTGCGGTCGGCGAGAAGCTTTGGCGCTTGTCAAGGAATCATCAGGTCATTTGTGTGACGCACCTGCCGCAGCTGGCCGCGTTCCGCGACGCGCATTTCAGCGTTACCAAGATCGTTCTGAACGACCGGACGGAAACCGGGCTCCGGCTCCTGAACGAGGAGGAATCGGCGCGCGAAATCGCGATGGTTCTCGGCGGCGCTGGTGCTGAAAATCTTCAGGCGGCAAAGGCGATGATCGCGGAAGCCGAGAGGACGAAACGGAAAAATGGATGA
- a CDS encoding peptide ABC transporter ATP-binding protein: MTDEILIIRNLKKYFETRLGTLHAVDDVSFKIKRGETLGLVGESGCGKSTIGRLILGLQTATSGEILFNGKDVCKMSKQELKNVRKDLQIIFQDPFSSLNPRMSVSEIIREPLQIHNLVRGRAESDKEVFRLMNIVGLSQRLLNAYPHELDGGRRQRVGIARALALQPQFIVCDEPVSSLDVSIQAQVLNLLKDLQKELGLTYLFITHDLSVVKFFSDNIAVMYLGQLVETAKSDELFQQPLHPYSQALLSAIPVPDCHKKMRRVKLIGEIQSPVNPLPGCRFAKRCLYQDEACTMQDLELKPYGDAHYCACCKVGQINIAKEI; encoded by the coding sequence ATGACTGATGAAATTCTGATAATCAGGAATCTGAAAAAGTATTTTGAGACCAGGTTAGGAACCTTGCATGCGGTTGACGACGTTTCCTTCAAAATTAAACGCGGTGAGACGCTGGGTTTGGTTGGCGAATCCGGATGCGGGAAATCGACAATAGGACGTTTGATTTTGGGATTGCAAACCGCAACCAGTGGCGAAATATTGTTTAATGGGAAAGATGTTTGCAAAATGAGCAAACAGGAACTGAAAAACGTTCGTAAAGATCTTCAAATTATTTTTCAAGATCCTTTTTCGTCATTGAATCCCAGAATGTCGGTAAGCGAAATAATTCGCGAACCATTGCAAATCCATAATCTTGTTCGCGGGAGAGCTGAATCAGACAAGGAAGTTTTTCGTTTAATGAATATCGTTGGACTCAGTCAACGGTTGCTCAATGCCTATCCACATGAATTGGACGGAGGCCGGAGGCAGCGCGTTGGAATCGCAAGGGCTTTAGCTTTGCAGCCACAATTTATTGTCTGTGACGAACCCGTTTCGTCTCTTGACGTTTCAATTCAGGCTCAGGTTTTGAATTTGCTGAAGGATCTGCAAAAAGAACTTGGATTAACTTATTTATTTATTACGCACGATCTTTCCGTTGTCAAGTTTTTTTCTGACAATATTGCCGTAATGTATTTAGGTCAGTTAGTGGAAACCGCAAAATCTGACGAGTTATTTCAACAACCATTGCATCCGTATTCTCAAGCGTTGCTATCCGCGATTCCGGTACCTGACTGCCATAAAAAAATGCGTCGAGTAAAGCTGATTGGCGAAATCCAGAGTCCGGTTAATCCGCTTCCAGGGTGCAGGTTTGCAAAACGCTGCTTATATCAGGATGAAGCTTGTACAATGCAGGATCTTGAATTGAAACCATATGGCGATGCGCATTATTGCGCATGCTGCAAAGTTGGTCAAATTAATATTGCAAAGGAAATATAG
- a CDS encoding dTMP kinase, with translation MFITFEGPDGAGKTTQLRRIEKLFTRLGVPLMVTREPGGTEIGDQVREVIMNMRNRSMRPRTEILLFNAARAQLVEESLRPALANGVVVVSDRFADSTLAYQGYGYEADLAPLRALLAFATGGLVPDLTLLFDVPAGIGLRRRIDNHEEWNRLDDYNVQFHRRVREGYLALAAAEPDRWLVIDAAAGMDDVTRVVIDCLADRGVLPPGAREVPLAEIA, from the coding sequence ATGTTTATTACGTTCGAGGGTCCGGATGGGGCAGGGAAGACGACGCAGCTCCGTCGGATCGAAAAGCTTTTCACGCGGTTGGGCGTTCCGCTGATGGTCACGCGCGAACCGGGCGGAACCGAGATCGGGGACCAGGTCCGCGAGGTGATCATGAACATGAGAAACCGCTCGATGCGCCCGCGGACGGAGATCCTGCTCTTTAACGCCGCACGGGCGCAGCTCGTCGAAGAATCGCTTCGTCCGGCGCTCGCGAACGGCGTCGTCGTTGTTTCCGACCGTTTTGCCGATTCGACGCTGGCTTATCAGGGATACGGCTATGAAGCGGATCTGGCGCCGCTGCGCGCGCTGCTCGCGTTCGCGACGGGCGGCCTGGTTCCGGACCTGACGCTGCTTTTTGACGTTCCTGCCGGAATCGGACTGCGCCGGCGAATCGACAATCATGAAGAATGGAACCGGCTTGACGATTACAACGTCCAATTTCATCGCCGTGTCCGCGAGGGATATCTGGCGTTGGCGGCGGCTGAACCCGACCGCTGGCTGGTGATCGATGCGGCGGCTGGCATGGACGACGTGACGCGGGTGGTGATCGATTGCCTGGCCGACCGCGGCGTTTTGCCTCCGGGCGCGCGGGAGGTTCCGCTTGCGGAGATCGCTTGA
- a CDS encoding peptide ABC transporter, with protein sequence MCRFITRRLILLIPVLLGVSFIVFSILSLTPGDPVQIRLGDNYTPESYASMKHEMGLDQPYILRYLSYIWNVIRGDFGKSYTTNNPVVSEIMARFPNTLLLSFCAMLFAIVIGVSLGVISATRQYSFLDSTSMVAALIGVSMPNFWLGLMLILVFAARLGWFPSAGFKTFRSLVLPALTLSANSLAIITRMTRSSMLETVRMDYIRTARAKGVNENTVILKHALRNALMPVVTTIGLQFGFSIGGAVLVETVYSWPGLGRLLVEAIKYKDTPLVTAIVIILATMFTVINLFVDVLYAALDPRIRAQYKGKG encoded by the coding sequence ATGTGCAGATTTATTACTCGAAGGCTTATCTTATTGATCCCGGTTTTACTGGGCGTCAGCTTCATCGTTTTTTCAATCCTTAGTCTTACGCCAGGCGATCCCGTGCAGATACGTCTGGGGGATAATTACACCCCTGAATCATATGCTTCAATGAAGCATGAGATGGGATTGGATCAGCCTTATATCCTCCGTTACCTATCGTATATCTGGAATGTGATTCGGGGGGATTTTGGAAAATCGTATACGACGAATAACCCGGTCGTAAGTGAAATAATGGCGAGATTCCCGAATACGCTGCTCCTTTCATTTTGCGCAATGCTGTTCGCCATTGTTATTGGCGTATCGCTTGGTGTGATTTCAGCAACTCGACAATATTCATTTCTGGATAGTACGTCTATGGTTGCTGCGTTGATCGGCGTATCTATGCCAAATTTCTGGTTAGGTTTGATGTTAATCCTGGTATTCGCCGCCAGACTTGGCTGGTTCCCTTCCGCCGGATTTAAAACCTTCAGATCGTTAGTATTGCCTGCGTTAACGTTGAGCGCTAACTCGTTGGCAATCATTACCAGGATGACGCGATCCTCAATGCTGGAAACGGTTCGCATGGACTATATCCGTACAGCGCGCGCTAAAGGTGTAAATGAAAACACTGTCATTCTGAAACATGCGCTCCGGAATGCATTGATGCCTGTCGTTACAACTATAGGGTTACAGTTCGGTTTTTCTATCGGCGGCGCTGTCCTGGTTGAAACGGTTTATTCCTGGCCTGGGTTAGGACGATTGTTAGTTGAAGCAATTAAATATAAAGACACGCCGTTGGTTACGGCGATTGTGATAATTTTAGCGACAATGTTCACTGTGATCAATTTATTTGTTGATGTCCTTTATGCCGCTTTAGATCCGCGAATCCGCGCACAATACAAAGGAAAAGGATAG
- a CDS encoding di-trans,poly-cis-decaprenylcistransferase: MTETVLNVPAERVPRHIAVIMDGNGRWAKKRGLPRLLGHRQGTENLRRIIKACVRAGVRYLTIYAFSTENWGRPQDELKGLMQIFNDAFVNEISELVREGVRILHIGQREGIPADLLNKIDQAVERSEDNGRLILSVGLNYGGRNEIMHAVRKIVASGVAPEEVTESLISENLFTAGTPDPDLVIRTSGEYRISNFLLWQSAYAEWDFPETLWPDFGVEELYASIERYAKRDRRFGKLSANDG, from the coding sequence ATGACGGAGACCGTTTTAAACGTTCCGGCGGAGCGTGTCCCGCGGCATATCGCGGTGATCATGGACGGGAACGGTCGCTGGGCGAAGAAGCGCGGACTTCCGCGTCTCTTGGGTCATCGGCAGGGGACGGAAAATTTGCGCCGGATTATTAAGGCCTGCGTCAGGGCGGGGGTCCGCTACCTGACGATTTACGCGTTTTCTACCGAGAACTGGGGCAGGCCGCAGGATGAGCTGAAAGGCCTGATGCAGATTTTTAACGATGCGTTCGTCAACGAGATCAGCGAGCTGGTCCGTGAGGGCGTCCGCATCCTGCATATCGGCCAGCGGGAGGGTATCCCGGCCGACCTGCTGAATAAAATTGATCAGGCGGTCGAACGCTCTGAAGATAACGGCCGACTGATTCTGTCGGTGGGGCTGAACTACGGCGGGCGGAACGAGATCATGCATGCGGTTCGGAAAATCGTCGCTTCCGGCGTCGCGCCGGAGGAGGTTACCGAATCGCTGATTTCGGAGAACCTGTTTACCGCGGGAACGCCTGACCCGGACCTGGTTATTCGAACCAGCGGCGAATACCGCATATCCAATTTCCTGCTTTGGCAGTCGGCTTATGCGGAATGGGATTTCCCTGAGACGCTTTGGCCCGATTTTGGCGTGGAAGAACTTTATGCGTCGATTGAACGGTACGCGAAACGCGACCGCCGTTTTGGAAAATTGTCGGCGAATGACGGCTAA
- a CDS encoding CRISPR-associated endonuclease Cas2, whose amino-acid sequence MLVLITYDVNTETAEGKKRLRKVAKMCVNYGSRVQNSVFECIIDNAQAVKLKHELSKIIDVNTDSLRFYYLGNKYETKIEHIGIEKGIHVDRPLIF is encoded by the coding sequence TTGTTAGTGTTGATTACCTATGATGTCAATACGGAGACGGCGGAAGGAAAAAAAAGATTGCGTAAAGTCGCGAAAATGTGTGTAAACTATGGATCAAGGGTCCAGAATTCTGTTTTTGAATGTATTATTGACAATGCGCAGGCGGTAAAGCTGAAACATGAGCTATCTAAGATTATTGATGTTAATACGGATAGCCTCCGGTTTTATTACCTGGGAAATAAATATGAGACTAAAATTGAGCATATCGGTATTGAAAAAGGAATTCACGTTGACAGACCGTTAATCTTTTAG
- a CDS encoding ribosome recycling factor, translating to MIQEILTDAETRMKGALTVLKSDLDGIRTGRATPALVERLDVEYYGSQTPFNQVATISCPDARTIMIRPFESSLIRAMEKVIQASELGLTPSNDGKSIRLMLPPLTEQRRKELVKVVGSRLEDTRVAIRNVRRDAARDIKDAEKEKLISEDEMKKGEEKLQKLTDKQIAEIEVIGKKKEAEIMEV from the coding sequence ATGATCCAGGAGATTTTAACCGATGCTGAAACGCGAATGAAGGGCGCGTTAACCGTTTTGAAAAGCGATTTAGATGGGATCCGGACCGGGCGGGCGACCCCGGCGTTGGTTGAAAGGTTGGACGTTGAATATTACGGCTCCCAGACGCCGTTCAATCAGGTCGCGACGATCAGCTGCCCGGACGCGCGAACGATCATGATCCGCCCGTTCGAGAGTTCGCTGATTCGCGCGATGGAAAAAGTGATTCAGGCTTCTGAATTGGGGCTGACGCCGAGCAATGACGGGAAGTCGATTCGCCTGATGCTCCCCCCGTTGACGGAACAGCGGCGTAAAGAGCTCGTCAAGGTCGTCGGCAGCCGCCTCGAAGATACGCGCGTCGCGATCCGGAACGTCCGCCGCGATGCCGCCCGCGATATTAAGGACGCGGAGAAGGAGAAACTGATTTCCGAGGATGAGATGAAAAAGGGAGAAGAGAAACTTCAGAAGCTGACCGATAAGCAGATCGCCGAGATCGAAGTTATCGGGAAGAAAAAAGAAGCCGAGATCATGGAGGTCTGA
- a CDS encoding peptide ABC transporter permease, which translates to MIIHPQIKSRKKSQLSAVWRRLIKNRMAVVGLVILCLIILAALFAGVLFDYEKMVIQQSASLRLKGPSTEHWFGTDEVGRDILARIIYGARVSLPVAFATIAIASVIGGLLGAIAGYGSKRVDNIIMRIMDIFLAIPSVLLSITLVSALGASMGNLLLAISISNIPPFARIVRSSVLTIRNEEYIEAAQAIGGGDIRIITKHIIPNCMAPLIVQATLSVAGSILAISSLSFLGLGIQPPTPEWGSMLSSGRQYIRYAWWVCAFPGIAIMLIILSLNLLGDGLRDALDPKLKNR; encoded by the coding sequence ATGATCATTCATCCTCAGATTAAAAGCAGGAAAAAATCGCAGCTTTCCGCGGTTTGGAGGCGACTTATCAAGAACAGGATGGCCGTTGTTGGGTTGGTAATTTTATGTCTTATTATATTAGCCGCCCTGTTTGCGGGTGTCTTATTTGATTACGAAAAAATGGTCATTCAGCAAAGCGCTTCCTTACGGTTAAAGGGTCCTTCCACTGAGCATTGGTTCGGAACGGACGAAGTCGGAAGAGATATCCTCGCCCGTATCATTTATGGCGCGCGCGTGTCTTTGCCGGTTGCGTTTGCAACGATTGCGATTGCATCGGTCATAGGAGGACTTCTTGGTGCGATCGCTGGGTATGGAAGTAAACGTGTTGACAATATTATTATGCGGATCATGGATATTTTCTTAGCTATTCCCAGTGTATTACTTTCAATTACGTTAGTTTCGGCGCTGGGCGCAAGTATGGGCAATTTGCTGTTGGCAATCAGCATATCGAATATTCCTCCGTTTGCCCGGATCGTCCGTTCCTCCGTTCTGACAATCCGTAATGAAGAATATATTGAAGCGGCTCAAGCGATTGGGGGCGGAGATATACGAATTATTACCAAGCATATCATCCCAAATTGCATGGCCCCATTGATTGTTCAGGCAACCCTCAGTGTTGCGGGATCTATTTTAGCAATTTCAAGCCTGAGTTTTCTGGGGCTTGGAATTCAGCCGCCAACGCCTGAATGGGGATCTATGTTGTCAAGCGGGCGTCAATATATTCGTTATGCCTGGTGGGTTTGCGCTTTTCCTGGTATAGCGATCATGTTGATTATTCTCTCGCTCAATTTATTAGGTGATGGCCTTCGGGACGCGCTTGACCCGAAGTTGAAAAATCGATGA
- a CDS encoding transcription termination factor Rho, translating into MRAEELLNLPLAELRKIAVDLEVPNAQRLKKDTLIVKIRQAEGEREGVDIRGGILEIQNEGIGFLRTNYQVGKEDVYVSQAQLRRYDLRNGDQIIGFVRQPRESERHYGLLRIESINGQAPEQAKKRKSFESMTPIFPNHQFNLEYEPSGMATRMINLIAPIGRGQRGMIVSPPKAGKTTILKQVANAISARYPDVHLIIALIGERPEEVTDMDRSVDAEVVASTFDEPVNQHVRTSEITLERAKRLVEIGKDVVILLDSLTRLARAYNMVVNPSGRTLSGGMDPSAMYPPKRFFGAARNLEEGGSLTILATALVDTGSRLDDVVYEEFKGTGNMELHLSRKLQERRIYPAIDIEKSGTRREDLLIGQDLPRVWLMRRMYMQMISQPPQGAGMDTAVATEAIIQRMQRAKTNAEFLENLTENS; encoded by the coding sequence ATGAGAGCCGAAGAATTATTAAATTTACCGTTAGCCGAATTGCGTAAGATTGCCGTTGATCTGGAAGTTCCGAACGCGCAGCGTTTGAAAAAAGATACCCTGATCGTAAAAATCCGGCAGGCGGAAGGCGAACGCGAGGGCGTCGATATCCGCGGCGGGATTTTAGAGATTCAGAACGAAGGAATCGGTTTCCTGAGGACGAATTACCAGGTCGGAAAAGAAGACGTCTACGTTTCCCAGGCGCAGCTTCGTCGCTACGATTTACGCAACGGCGATCAGATTATCGGTTTCGTTCGTCAGCCGCGCGAATCCGAGCGGCATTACGGCCTGCTCCGGATCGAGTCGATCAACGGGCAGGCGCCGGAACAGGCGAAAAAGCGCAAAAGCTTTGAGTCGATGACGCCGATTTTCCCGAATCATCAGTTCAATCTCGAATACGAACCGTCCGGGATGGCGACGCGCATGATCAACCTGATCGCGCCGATCGGACGAGGTCAGCGCGGCATGATCGTTTCGCCGCCGAAGGCCGGGAAGACGACGATCCTGAAACAGGTCGCGAACGCGATTTCGGCGCGTTATCCCGATGTTCACCTGATTATCGCGCTGATTGGAGAACGGCCGGAGGAGGTTACCGATATGGACCGCTCGGTCGACGCCGAAGTCGTCGCGTCGACATTCGACGAACCGGTCAACCAGCATGTCCGGACTTCGGAAATTACGCTCGAACGGGCGAAGCGGCTCGTTGAGATCGGGAAGGACGTCGTCATCCTGCTGGATTCGCTGACGCGGTTGGCGCGCGCTTATAACATGGTCGTCAATCCGTCCGGCCGGACGTTGTCGGGCGGGATGGACCCGTCGGCGATGTACCCGCCGAAGCGGTTTTTCGGCGCGGCGCGCAACCTCGAAGAAGGCGGATCGCTGACGATCCTGGCGACCGCGCTCGTCGATACCGGGTCGCGTTTGGACGACGTCGTTTACGAAGAGTTTAAGGGAACGGGGAACATGGAGCTGCATCTGTCCCGGAAGCTTCAGGAACGGCGAATTTATCCGGCGATCGATATTGAAAAATCGGGTACGCGCCGCGAAGATCTCCTGATCGGGCAGGATCTCCCGCGCGTCTGGCTGATGCGCCGGATGTACATGCAGATGATTTCGCAGCCGCCGCAGGGCGCGGGGATGGATACCGCGGTTGCGACCGAGGCGATTATTCAGCGCATGCAGCGTGCGAAGACGAACGCTGAGTTCCTCGAGAACCTGACGGAGAATTCATGA
- a CDS encoding subtype I-C CRISPR-associated endonuclease Cas1 produces MRKVMNVLYVSSEGGYLSLDGENVVIIDGDKEIGRVPLHNLEEIVSFGYRGASPALMGACAERNISLCFMTPQGRFLARIIGKTKGNVLLRRKQHQVADSAESLEIAKNCILGKIYNARWVLERVTRDHPMQVDVEALKKASAFLKAAMTRVMAAESKEQLRGEEGEAARVYFGIFDELILQQKKDFVFLGRSRRPPMDKVNALLSFCYSLLTSSVASALETVGLDPYVGMMHTDRPGRASLALDLMEELRPAIADRFVLALVNKRIVNGKDFIQKENGAVLLKDDSRRTVLAEWQNRKKDTLEHPFLKEKMEWGLVPFAQAMLLSRHLRGDLDAYPPFLWK; encoded by the coding sequence ATGAGAAAGGTGATGAATGTCCTGTATGTCAGTTCTGAAGGAGGCTATCTTTCCCTTGACGGGGAAAATGTTGTTATCATCGACGGAGATAAAGAAATCGGCAGGGTCCCGCTTCATAACCTGGAAGAGATCGTTTCCTTCGGATATCGCGGAGCGAGTCCGGCTCTGATGGGCGCCTGCGCTGAGCGGAATATATCCCTCTGTTTTATGACGCCGCAGGGTCGTTTTCTGGCCAGAATTATCGGAAAGACAAAAGGGAACGTCCTGCTTCGCAGGAAGCAGCATCAAGTCGCTGATTCTGCAGAAAGCCTGGAAATTGCGAAAAATTGTATTCTCGGGAAAATTTATAACGCACGTTGGGTTTTAGAACGCGTAACGCGCGATCATCCAATGCAAGTAGACGTTGAAGCGCTGAAAAAAGCGTCCGCTTTTCTAAAAGCGGCGATGACGCGCGTTATGGCAGCGGAAAGCAAAGAGCAGCTCCGAGGGGAAGAGGGCGAAGCCGCCAGAGTTTATTTCGGCATTTTTGATGAATTAATTTTGCAGCAAAAGAAAGATTTTGTCTTCCTCGGCAGGAGTCGCCGTCCGCCAATGGATAAAGTCAACGCACTTTTATCTTTCTGCTATTCGCTGCTGACGAGCTCTGTTGCGTCAGCGCTTGAGACGGTCGGATTAGACCCATACGTCGGCATGATGCATACGGATCGCCCTGGCAGGGCTTCATTAGCTTTGGACTTGATGGAAGAGCTGCGCCCGGCGATTGCCGACCGATTCGTCTTGGCGCTCGTCAATAAGCGAATCGTCAATGGAAAAGATTTTATTCAGAAAGAAAATGGCGCTGTGCTATTGAAAGATGATTCGAGACGGACTGTTCTTGCAGAGTGGCAAAATCGAAAAAAGGACACCTTAGAGCATCCATTCCTGAAAGAGAAGATGGAATGGGGTCTTGTCCCTTTTGCGCAGGCGATGCTCCTCAGTCGGCATTTACGCGGCGATCTCGATGCATACCCTCCTTTTTTGTGGAAATAG